CCTCGAGCCAGCGCCCGACAAGGATCAGGACGACGATGACCGCAGCGGCCTCGAAATAGACCGCGCGCACGCCCTCGGGCAGCACTCCGGGCAGAAAGGTGGCGACAACGGAAAAACTCCACGCCGCGCCCGTGCCCAAGGCAACCAGGCTGTTCATGTCCGGCGCGCCCCTGGCCAGCGCTGGAAGTCCCGTGGTGAAGAAATGCCGCCCCGGACCGAACAGCACGATGGTCGCAAGAACGAACTGGATCACCCAAGACGTCTGCATGCCGATGCTGGCCTCGATCGCTTGATGGAAGCCGTGAAACAGATGCGCGCCCATCTCGAGAACGAACACCGGCAGGGTCAAGGCCGCCGCGAACGCGACCCGCCGCGACAGCGCGCGGGCTTCGTCCGCCTTGCGTTCGGCACGGGACTGGCTGCTATCCGCGGCCGCAACCCGGGCGGGATAGCCGGCGGCGGCAGAGGCCGCCATCAGTTCGCCCGGCGAAACCGCACCTTCGACATATTCGACCGATGCGCTTTCCCCTGCCAGGTTGACCGTCGCGGAAAGAACGCCGGGAACTGCGGCAAGCGCCTTTTCGACGCGCCCGACGCAAGAGGCACAGGACATCGCATCGATGCTGAGGGTGGTCCGTGCTCGGCGCGCAGGGTATCCCAGCTTGTCCAGGGCCTCGACGGCGTCAAGCAGGTTGGCCGGGGTGTCGATAGACAATTGCGCCGAATCAGACGCGAGGTTGACCGCGACGTCAGAAACACCGTGCACGGCCGACAGAGCCCTTTCGACCCGGCCTACGCAAGACGCGCAGGACATGCCGTCTATGCTGAGGTTCACCTGTGTTCGTCCGGGCATGGCAAGCGGCCTTTCGTTGTTTGACGATCATATAAGGCTTCCAGTAACTGGAATCTCAAGGGCAAAGAGGCATTCTTTTCCTGGTCGATGGATCGAATATTCGGATCGTTGCCGGAAATCGCATTCGACCCGACCCCGCGGCAAGACGCGATTGACTGCGCCGAACGACCGGATCGATGCGGAAGGTGCCTTGGTCTGTCATTGTTCGGTTGACAGACATGCTGCGGCAGGCCGATGCATGGGATGCGGCCCCTCCTGAGCTTCGAACCGCAGGACGCGCGATGGCCGCTGCATAGCCGAGAGAGCGCCATGAAGTTCCACGTTCCCGACATGAGCTGCGGCCACTGCACCGCCGCGATCACCAAGGAAATCGCCGCGCTTGATCCACAGGCGCGGGTCACGACGGATCTGAACGCAAGAACGGTCGACGTCGACACGAAACAACCGTCTGCGGCTGTGTCGCAGGCCATCACGTCTGCCGGATATGACGCCACGCTTCTGTGACGCCACGATGACTGCCGGCGTGTGTCGTATCGAACGGACGCGTCGTATCCGACCGGCGCGCCGTTCAACGCCGGACACCCGGCGAACCCGAGGGGTCAGCCGCGCTTGTCGTCCTTCACGATGTGGCCATCCTCCATCGTGACGAGGCGATCCGCCATTTCCAGAATGCGGTTGTCATGCGTGACCATCACCGTGGTCGTACCGCGTTGGCGACCCAGCTTTTTCAGCATTTCGACCACGGTACGGCCAGACACCTTGTCCAGCGCCGCGGTGGGTTCATCGGCAAAGACCACTTCGGGGTTTGACACGAGGGCACGGGCGACGGCGACGCGCTGTTTCTGACCGCCCGACAGGTTCGCCGGCAGGTAGTCGAGACGGTCTCCCAACCCAAGCAGCCGCAAGACATGGTGTGCGGATTCGCGCTGTCGCACCGCATTCAGACGGCCATGCACCTCCAGCCCCATCAGCACGTTCTGCGTCGCGGTCAGGCTTTCATGCAGGTTGTGGGCCTGAAAGATGAACCCCAGCCGCCGGCGTAGCGCGACGGCCTGCGGCTCGGTCGTCCCATTCAGTTCCGCGCCAAGCAATCGAACGCTGCCATCCTGCACTTCGCGCAGGCAACCCATCAGCGTGAGAAGCGTCGTCTTGCCCGAACCGGACGGCCCCATGAGCACGGTCAGACTGCCCTTGGCAACCGACAGGTTCACATCCCAGATCGCCTGCTTGCGGGCATCGCCGGTTCCGAACCAGTGGTTCAGGTTCTTTGCGACGATCGGTGCGAAAGTGTCGGCGCTCTGTTCCATCAGAACAGATCCGCGGGATCGGCACCGGCAAGCCTGCGTGTCGCGATCGCGCCCGATACGGCGCAGGCCAACAGGGTTCCGACCAGCACGGCGAGTGCGCGATCGGCCCCCATCTCCAACGGCAGACCGGTGGCCGCAGACATGCCGGCGTAAAGTCCGATCGATGCCAGCAGCCCGGGGATGAAACCGAACAGCGCAAGGATGGCGGCCTCTTCGAAAACGATCCCGAGAAAGAAGGAATGGCCATATCCCATTGCCTTGAACGTCGCATATTCGCGCAGGTGATCGGCCACGTCGGTCGACAGGATCTGGTAGACGATCACCACCCCGACAAGCACACCGATCAGCACGCCGAAACCGAAGATGATCCCGGTCGGCCGTTCGGTCGTCTGATGGCTCAGGTCGGCGCTTGCGGCATCTGCAAAGGTGTTCACCTTGACACTGCCCGGGGGCAGGACGTTCCGGAGCCTTTCCACCACGACGACCGGATCGATGCCGTCATCGACACGCAGAAGGATATGGTTGGGTGCGCCGGAACCGCGATTGCCGAACAGCCGCAGAAATGTCTGATCCGACGTGAACAAGGTACCGTCCACGAAAAAGCCGCCCCCGATATCCAGCGTACCGACCGCCGAAAGCGTGCGGCCGTTGGCTTCGAAGTGGAAAGGCGTGAACGGTGATATGCCGTCCAGCGCTCCCGGCGACACGCCACGGGTGCTGCGGTCGATCAGCACCGTATCCTCAATCACCAGGGCATCGAATGCGGCGGCGACCCGGGCATCGAGGAAACCGGCTGCATCTGCCGCCAGACCAAAGGTCTGCAGCGTCGACGACGAGCCGTCGGACCGTTGCCAGTCGAGGTTGGCGATGAACAGTGGCGTGCCACTTGCGACGCCGGGCACGCCAAGCGCCTGGAACAGCCGTTGACGGGCGACATTGCCACCGTCAGTCAGCGTGTTGGCGTCGGAGGACGACACGATGATGTCGGCATCGAACAACGCATAGGCCGCCGTGGTAGTGCTGTTCAACGCCCCCAGAATGCCGAGTTGGACGAAAACCAGCAGGTTCGCGAACCCGACCCCGGCAATTGCCGCAAACAGCCGCATCCGGTTGTGCGAAAGCTGCAACCACCCGATCGGCAATCGCCCGAAAACCCATGTCAGCAGCGTGGTCATGGCAGCGTGCGCCCGGCATCGATGCGGGCAACGACCTGAAGGTTGGTCAACCGTTCGGCACGTGCGCTCGAAGCGGGATCGAGCATGATGACGACATCGACCACGCGGGCATCGGTGTTGGCGGCGGGATCGTCCGACGTGATCGATTGCCGCCCGATCTCAAGTCCGATCGCGGACACCTGGCCGGACATCGCACCGTCGATCGCGGGGGCCGTGATCGTCGCAGGATCCCCGACCGCCACACGTCCGATCAGGGTCTGATAGACTTCGGCCTCGACCGTCATCCGGGTCGTGTCGCCCAGGTCGAGAACGCCCTCGGCGCCGGGCCGTTCGCCGGGCCGCACGTGAATATCCAGAACGGTGCCGTCCAGAGGCGCCCGCACATAGGCTTTTTCGATGTCGAGTTCAGCCTGTATCAGTTGCGCCCGGGCCGCTTCGAGATTGGCAAGGGCCACCGCGACATCGGCCTGGACACCGTCCCCGTTCGTTTCATATCGCGACAGCGAGGCACGGGCTTTTTCGGCATCGCGCGCAGCTTCGGTTGCACGGGCGATGGCCGTTTCCAGGTTCGCTCTTGTGGTTACGCCGCGTTCCAGTAGCGAGGTCGTGCGCGCCAGGTCTTCGCCCGCGGCGCGTTCCGTGGCCAATGCACGCTCGAGCGCGGCCTGGGCTTCTTGCCGACCGACACGTATCGACGTTTCGGTTTGGGCAAGCGTGGCCTGGGCTACCGACAGATTGGCCTTGGCCGTCGTCAGTTGCCCCCGCAATTGCGCAAGACTGTCCAGGACGGCCAGGATATCACCGGCACGGACGACATCGCCTATCGCGACGCGCAGATCGTCGACACGCGCATCGCCGGCGCCGAAGGGCGGTGCAACCGTCGCGATATCGCCCTTGGGTACGATCCTCCCAAGGGCGACGACGTCGCCTTCGCTCAGGATCGCCAGTTCCTCGCCCTTGGTTACGCGCTGGATCGCGACGGCAATCGGGGTGTCGGTCCCACCGCCCGGCTGCAAACCCGTCGCCCGGAACAAAGCCTGCAAGCCCGGTGGTTGGAAATACAGTCCCACGACACCGCCCGTGAACAGAACCAGGAAAAACGCCGGCACGAGCAACCATCTTCGGCGTCCGCCACGCGCACGGGCCGGTCGCGACTGGCTTTTGGTTATCCCCGCGTCTTCCAGCGGAAGGTCGGTGGACGGCTCTGTCCCGGGTTTCATGGTGGTCACGCGATTTGCACGATTCTTAATGACAGGTATGTCATTAATGGGTAGGTCACAAGGGAAGCGATGAAAAACACTCTCCCGCCCCGCAAGCGACGCAAGGACGCAAGGCCCGCCGAAATCATCGCGGCGGCACTGGAGGAATTCGAGGTCAGGGGCTTTGGCCGCAGCACGCTGGCCGGTATCGCCAAACGCGCGGGCATCTCGCGTACCACGATATACCTGTATTTCGACACCAAGGAAGCGATCTTCGAGGCGGCGATCCGCAGTTCGGTCGAGCGGGCCATCGACGACGTCGCCGAGATCGCCGGAAGTGCCGAAGGTGACTTCGGCACATTCTTCGCGCGCGCGGTCGATTTGATCTACGACCGCCTGGTCGAAGGAAAGGCAGCTGTCTTCATGAAGATCCTTGTCGCCGAGGGTCAGTTCATGCCCGACCTGGTGGCGTTCTATCGGCGCGAAATCCTGTCCAAGGGCGAAGCGGCGATCGGCGCCTTGATCGCACGCGGGATCAAGACCGGCGAATTGCCCGAAAGCTGCCGATCCGAAGACGTGCGTGTCTTCATGGCGCCCGCGATTTTCGCCGCGCTCTGGTTGCGCGTTTTCGACAAGGTCGACCCGCTCGATATCGAGGCCTTCAAGCAGGCCCATGTGCGGCTGGTGGTCGATGCGTTGCGGGGGCGGGCCTAGGCCGTCTGCGAATGCCGCGATACCCGCGTGATGTCCGTGCCGACGACCGACGCAAGATCGCGGGCCGTCGGATCGTCGGCCTGCGCGGCGGGTGCCGTGCTGTCCTTCGCATCGGCAAAGACGCTGCGCGGCAAGCAAGACAGACATCGCACAAGACGCGTTTCAGCGGATCGAACGAACGGATGCGCGTTCTGCCTGCACCGTCAATCCCGTTCGACCCTTTCAGTCCGGCGAAAGCCCCCCACAGGCCTGCTCGGCCTTGTGGAGGTGCCCCGCCAGTCCGGCCATCCGATTTCCGGCCGATGACTCAGAGGAAGTCGCTGCCGTCGCTTGCCGAAGCGATTGCCGCGATCTCGAACGGGTCGTCGTCGACGCGCCTGTCGAACTCGAACCCTTCCAGTCGCAGCCCCTTCCGTCCGCCATCGGATATCCGGACCTCGTCGAACAGGGTTGCGGTTTCGATCTCGAATTCGCCGCCTCGGAAGCGGAACACATCTTCGCCGACGAGCTGGCCGTCGTCGAAGAACGCGATTTCGACGCGACCGCGGTTCCCCTTGAAGTCAAGCGCAAGACGGTCGGCATCGCCGCCAAGATCGATGAACAGGAATTCATCGTCGTTGATTTCCCGGCGATCCGCCCGCCGTTCTCCACCAGACCAGATCCCCAGATGACCATTCCACGGCAACAGAAAGTCGACCCCCGGCCCTTCGGAACGCAACGTGACATCGGCAAAGTCCAGCACTTCGGTTTTCGCGAACAGCGACAGGTGTTCCCGTGCGCTGTTTTCTCCGACGGTGATGTCGGCCACGGTTTCCCGGAAGAAAAAGAAGTTGCGCGCCGTATTGAATGCCACGGTCACGGTTTCCGTTTCCGGTACCGCCGGTTCGATCACGAGGCCCGCAACCAACGGATCGTGATCGGACGCGCGTTCGTCCGTGCTGGCGAATTCCGCGTTCACGTGCACCGCGTCGAACTGCGCGCCACCGGCCAACGCCTCGCTGACCAGGATATGGTCCAGCGACTGGCTGTTTCCCTGGAAGACGAAACTGTAGCGCTCGTCTTCGGGCAGACTGTTGGTGAGGTTGGTCAAGCCGGCCTCTTCGAGGATTTCCAGCGGACGTACGAACTCGAACTCGTTGAAATCACCCACGACGGCGATCTTTGCATCCGGGTCGTCGACCAGCCGTTGCTCCACTTCGTAGGCCACCGCCGTCGCCTGTACCAACCGTTCGTCGAGGCTGCCGTTGACCACCGGCGAGCCGTCCGGGTTCAGCGCATTCTGCAGTTCCTCGAACGGCTGAGTGGTGCCCATGATCGGCTGCGAGCCGCCTTTCGACGAGAAATGGTTGTTGATGACGGTCACGGTCTCGCCGTTGAACGCGAAGGACGCGACAAGCGGCAGGCG
This Thalassococcus arenae DNA region includes the following protein-coding sequences:
- a CDS encoding ATP-binding cassette domain-containing protein, which encodes MEQSADTFAPIVAKNLNHWFGTGDARKQAIWDVNLSVAKGSLTVLMGPSGSGKTTLLTLMGCLREVQDGSVRLLGAELNGTTEPQAVALRRRLGFIFQAHNLHESLTATQNVLMGLEVHGRLNAVRQRESAHHVLRLLGLGDRLDYLPANLSGGQKQRVAVARALVSNPEVVFADEPTAALDKVSGRTVVEMLKKLGRQRGTTTVMVTHDNRILEMADRLVTMEDGHIVKDDKRG
- a CDS encoding HlyD family efflux transporter periplasmic adaptor subunit, whose amino-acid sequence is MPAFFLVLFTGGVVGLYFQPPGLQALFRATGLQPGGGTDTPIAVAIQRVTKGEELAILSEGDVVALGRIVPKGDIATVAPPFGAGDARVDDLRVAIGDVVRAGDILAVLDSLAQLRGQLTTAKANLSVAQATLAQTETSIRVGRQEAQAALERALATERAAGEDLARTTSLLERGVTTRANLETAIARATEAARDAEKARASLSRYETNGDGVQADVAVALANLEAARAQLIQAELDIEKAYVRAPLDGTVLDIHVRPGERPGAEGVLDLGDTTRMTVEAEVYQTLIGRVAVGDPATITAPAIDGAMSGQVSAIGLEIGRQSITSDDPAANTDARVVDVVIMLDPASSARAERLTNLQVVARIDAGRTLP
- a CDS encoding heavy-metal-associated domain-containing protein translates to MKFHVPDMSCGHCTAAITKEIAALDPQARVTTDLNARTVDVDTKQPSAAVSQAITSAGYDATLL
- the devC gene encoding ABC transporter permease DevC, with amino-acid sequence MTTLLTWVFGRLPIGWLQLSHNRMRLFAAIAGVGFANLLVFVQLGILGALNSTTTAAYALFDADIIVSSSDANTLTDGGNVARQRLFQALGVPGVASGTPLFIANLDWQRSDGSSSTLQTFGLAADAAGFLDARVAAAFDALVIEDTVLIDRSTRGVSPGALDGISPFTPFHFEANGRTLSAVGTLDIGGGFFVDGTLFTSDQTFLRLFGNRGSGAPNHILLRVDDGIDPVVVVERLRNVLPPGSVKVNTFADAASADLSHQTTERPTGIIFGFGVLIGVLVGVVIVYQILSTDVADHLREYATFKAMGYGHSFFLGIVFEEAAILALFGFIPGLLASIGLYAGMSAATGLPLEMGADRALAVLVGTLLACAVSGAIATRRLAGADPADLF
- a CDS encoding TetR/AcrR family transcriptional regulator, whose product is MKNTLPPRKRRKDARPAEIIAAALEEFEVRGFGRSTLAGIAKRAGISRTTIYLYFDTKEAIFEAAIRSSVERAIDDVAEIAGSAEGDFGTFFARAVDLIYDRLVEGKAAVFMKILVAEGQFMPDLVAFYRREILSKGEAAIGALIARGIKTGELPESCRSEDVRVFMAPAIFAALWLRVFDKVDPLDIEAFKQAHVRLVVDALRGRA